A genomic segment from Tissierellales bacterium encodes:
- a CDS encoding helix-turn-helix domain-containing protein, which yields MKKERLEVLIESSRLLNSSRDTQYILDHLLATSLEHIVSGDAAVIFLYNESTKFLEVKAMDGFDEEVSEVKLAPGESITGMTFSEQKSILLESNSAINEYTKSMSPENKNLLEYTYETLFPKINSSISCPLIFDDHCLGVIIVDSFSEIPMTNDDLEFLKSISIQATIAIQNRLALETQINQKNDLQKYTAIIEEQSKNQLFALRLSNQFTQMILSGSSISDLLNELSKMISLDIFLLDNFYNISHHSIEKSDLFGSIKKNRARISQTLSKISNSYYDLDNHSEKIYFYPIAISNEILGWLGVLSNTPLKDIKPILAIERFVLVIALELLKDYEKQQVEQSIRGNFLDEIIDYPTEDSLDRFSKQFGFNLNKSHKMLIFDWLGHERFLNLPPRYRFNYLRHIYDHLSVKFLKYFPNTLSFIQENKLIFVLEINKVTISNYSENLIDNLFNFENFPELKIHSNSDFAVGIGHSVSNPLLLSESLENARLAIKLGLDENILNPPSIPVFYFESLMIKGLLSHIPSREAKIFIHRVLGPLIDSKKNTHQTLFETLDVYIRSGCNWSFTRDSLSIHGNTLTHRLKRIQAILASDLSNYEDKLSIEIALELLRQF from the coding sequence TTGAAAAAGGAAAGATTAGAGGTTTTAATAGAATCATCAAGGCTACTAAATTCATCAAGAGATACTCAATACATACTAGATCATCTATTAGCTACATCTCTAGAACATATAGTTTCTGGAGATGCTGCAGTTATATTTTTGTACAATGAATCTACTAAATTTTTGGAAGTGAAAGCTATGGATGGATTCGATGAAGAAGTTAGTGAAGTAAAATTAGCGCCAGGCGAATCTATAACTGGAATGACATTTTCTGAACAAAAATCAATATTGCTAGAGTCAAATTCTGCCATAAATGAATATACAAAATCAATGAGTCCTGAAAATAAAAATTTACTAGAATACACCTACGAAACTCTATTTCCAAAAATAAATAGTTCAATAAGTTGTCCTCTCATATTTGACGACCATTGCCTTGGAGTAATAATAGTCGATAGTTTTTCTGAAATACCTATGACAAATGATGATTTAGAATTTTTAAAAAGCATATCCATACAAGCTACTATAGCTATACAAAATAGATTAGCTCTTGAAACACAAATCAATCAAAAAAATGATCTTCAAAAATACACTGCGATAATAGAAGAACAAAGCAAAAATCAGCTTTTTGCACTTCGCCTCAGCAATCAATTTACTCAAATGATATTATCAGGTTCATCAATAAGCGATTTATTAAATGAATTGAGTAAAATGATTAGTTTAGACATATTTTTGCTAGATAATTTCTACAATATTTCTCATCATTCCATTGAAAAATCAGATCTATTTGGTTCAATAAAAAAGAACAGAGCCCGCATATCACAAACTCTATCTAAAATATCAAATAGTTATTATGATTTAGATAATCATAGCGAAAAAATATACTTTTATCCAATAGCTATTTCTAATGAAATTCTTGGATGGCTTGGTGTATTATCTAACACTCCACTTAAAGATATAAAACCTATACTCGCAATAGAAAGATTCGTACTCGTCATAGCTTTAGAACTACTAAAAGATTATGAAAAACAACAGGTAGAACAAAGTATCCGAGGAAATTTCTTAGATGAGATAATAGACTATCCTACCGAAGATAGCTTAGATAGATTTTCAAAGCAATTCGGATTCAATCTAAATAAATCTCATAAAATGTTGATATTCGACTGGCTTGGACATGAACGATTTTTAAATCTACCTCCTAGATATAGATTTAATTATCTTCGCCATATCTATGATCATCTATCCGTTAAATTTCTAAAATATTTCCCCAATACATTGTCTTTTATACAGGAAAATAAATTAATCTTTGTACTAGAAATAAATAAAGTTACTATTTCAAATTACTCTGAAAATCTCATAGATAATCTATTTAATTTTGAAAATTTTCCTGAGCTAAAAATACACAGCAACAGTGACTTTGCAGTAGGTATCGGGCACAGTGTTTCTAATCCTCTTTTACTAAGTGAAAGTCTAGAAAATGCGCGCTTAGCTATAAAGCTTGGTCTTGATGAAAATATTTTAAATCCGCCAAGTATACCTGTATTCTATTTTGAATCACTAATGATAAAAGGACTTTTATCCCATATCCCTTCAAGAGAGGCTAAAATTTTTATTCATCGAGTACTAGGACCATTAATTGACTCTAAAAAAAATACACACCAAACGTTATTTGAAACGCTTGATGTGTATATTCGTTCTGGTTGCAATTGGTCCTTTACTCGCGACTCATTGTCTATTCATGGAAATACTTTAACTCATAGGCTCAAGCGAATACAAGCGATATTAGCCTCTGACTTAAGCAATTATGAAGACAAGCTGAGCATAGAAATAGCTTTAGAATTACTTAGACAATTCTAA